aataagaaatacatacttTTTAGTACTGAGTGTATTTAAGAGGATTAAACACATTTTCTAAGGTCCTTGCAATGACAGTAAGTGACCCTTTAGCTGGTAGAGCAGACTTAAGGGAGGAAAGTGGGGAAAGGAAATTAACTAGTATGTTGTaaccattttaaataatttctcattttccAAACACTGCTTTCATAACAGAAGTGTTTTACACTTGCACAATATTAATTACTTTATTATACATGGAAGCCTGTGGTAGGCTGATTACACAATTAGACTGCAAACAACCAGTGGTACTTTTCTGACGTCAGAAGAGTACATAAGACTGAAACATCACCAAAAGTACATAAAAAACTCATCAGCATAAACATCaaagtacattaaaaatataatcaggaaaaaaatacaattgcTAAAAAGTGGTTTAGAGCAGAGCCACTGTCTACCAGTGGCTTCAAATGGCAAATTAGCGTTCATAGCAAGTTTGGATGACTTTACAAGACCCCTGTACAATACTGACTAACGcacccttttaaaatgtacattacaCAGGCTGCAATTTCACCAAGAGGTTCTGATGTCATTACTAAATAAGCCACTCTTACCCCTCACATCGGCTTTGTCACCGGTTGGAATTACCACCTTATTAATATCCACAGCTCTGAGCATGTGGGGCTTTATTATACATGGACATCTGTGTgggttctgtttttaaaaagggggagGGTGGATGTTTATTCGACTGTTTGGATGCCGGAAGGCATAGGaaatgcataacaaattacctatTGGAATGTGAATCattctaaaattgaaactgtCCAGATAGGGAGAAGAGGGAACAAGGAAGgcccagaactctgagaaaggACAGGTTAAGAAcaaaagtaacataaaatagCCCCAGAAGTGCGGGTGACGTGTAGTAAGAGACAGAGAACAATGTTTTTGGGCCACGTATAATAAATAACACACCCCCCAAATTTCAAAGCATTATGTAATTCCAACTTGGGTTCTAATACTGCAGCCAATCCACCACTCGGACTTCAACACTGTCCCCACCAGCTCCTGATGGGGTCACAGCCTTGTCACAGTCGGGATAAGGAGAgggtgcctttttctttttttttttttttttccttttattaaagcTATCATTCCAGGCTTTGATCAAAGATCCAAGAATATTTGTTCTACCAGGCTGGAATGAATGTGGTTTGGAAGTTCAGAGTACATTTAAAAGCTGCAACAAAATATAGGTAGCCAACATCTCAGAATTTTGGATCAGCCCAGATGGAGACGGCAATTTGAAATGTTTTCGATCCCTTATTTAAATGATGACACGTGTATCGTATCAGCCCAGATAGAGCAATTTGAAATGTTTTCGATCCCTTACTTAAGTGATGAAATGTATTATCATACTATCTGTAAATTGGATATTCCATTACAGTGATAACGTACAGAATTCCCATGCGTTATTACACTTTCCTGAGAGTAAAGCAATTAGAATAACCTTAATCCTAgcaacaaagttttttttttgtttttgtgtttttttttcttttgttttgtttttttgtacggtttttttttttgttttttttgttttgttttttttgcatttaaaactttTGGGCTATTCCCTGACCATCTATACATGTAAATTTGATTGCTAAACATTGTCACTTTGAATGTCAAACTATTTTAATCTATTGATTTGATTAAAAATCATAATACAAACAGAGCTAAAATCACACTaacaaaataaactaaatatgAAAAGTTGCATTGAAAGGGCATTACATTATTCTTAATAGGATCGTGTAGAAACATTCCAATGGCAGTgttctcaaaataaaacaaaattacattAGAAGACCTCCAGCCTGGTCACTCTTGGGACCTTACCTGTAACTCTGGCTGGTGGGGGTCTTTCCTCTGGTACTACATGGCTCACTAACATCAGACATCATGTttgtataccctgagaaatctgACACTGAAGTCCTTGCTCTATGGTCCACTTCTCCATTAGAGTTCGTGATAAAGGTCATTGGCACCCTGCTGCCCGACTTGAACTGAGAACCGAACGCTTGTGCAAAGTTCTCAATCTGGTACGTTGTTCTGGGCTCTACGTCCTTCTGAGGATCCATCTGGCCAGCTAACTCCTGAGATGGGATCTGAAAGCTCGTTGAGGACTCTAAGTTTTTCTGTTGTTCCTTCTGGCTAGTCAGTTTCTGAGATGAGGACTGGAAGGCTGATGAAGTCTCTAGATTCTTCTGAGAATCTATCAGGTCATCCAGCTCCTGGGAAGGGGTCAACTGCTGATGTGTGGCATCCAAAGCAGACAAATAAAGACCTGGCTGAGACCCAAACAACATCCCAAAAGGAGGCTTTGGCAACGAAGATGGCAACACTGAGGTAACAGACTGGCCGAAACCACACTCCAAAGGAGATgtagtgtatatctgtttttctggaaataaagTGTGGTTGTGGAGAGGTGAAGACAGACTGACAAATTGGAAACCGTGTCCCAGAGTAAAACCTGCATTCGTGGATTTTTCGAAAGCCTGTTGGAGGTATTTGGAGTATTCTTGCAACATGCTTGCCTTGTCATTTGAAGCAGTCTGGGTGCCCGGGCTCAAATTTTCTTCTTGAACCAGTTCTGAGTGTTCTGAGGCGTGCAGATCCACTCGTGGTTCTGTTATGTTGAAAGGATCCTCCTTCTGGCTCTCGGACTTGTTGGAGTACTGATCCAAAATACTTTGTAAAACCTCGTCAGGAATTCCCGACTTGTCATGACAAGACTTAATTTCCGCATTCAGGGCCGAGGAGTCAATAAGGGACAACGGGGCCTCATTGTCCAAAACACCGACGCCCGCCGACTGAATGACGGACTGCTGGGAGACCATGTGTCCCACGTTCACGGAAAAGGCACTGTTGCTGCTGGCGGTGGGTAGGTATCTTCTTTTCTTTGAGAACTGCATGGCATCGTCATAATTACTGCTTATTTGACCTTGTTTGCCACTTGTACTTTGGAGGAGACTAATGGTCTCCACGCTACTGTTTGACACGATGCCAAGGGAGCCACTCGGTTTCCCAGACAAGGACTTCTGTCCAACTATGTCTGGTAACGGTGACACAAAGTTCAGGTAGTTTTTATCCATGCTCTTCCGGCTTCCTTTCTTAAAGATCAATTTTGGCACCCTCTTCTGGAGTTCCTCTATGCCAGCGCCGATGATGCCCCCACTGGAAGACACAGTAGGCATTTCTACTGAGTAACTCTGCATGTTTATGCTGTTTGACATATGGGATTCATTTGCTTTCCCAGTCTTGGGCTCCTTGTTTTCAACAGCTATGCTTCTCGACTTCGCTTTTCTCCTTGAAGAACTTGTACTTCCCTGAGACAACACAGCCAGGTTACCTATGTTGCTATGGTTGCTGGATGACCCAGGCTCTGCACTGGGTGCCCCCTTCGCCAGGGCTTCGCCGCACGTGCGCCTGTGCTTCAACAGTCTATCAGTCCTTGAGAAATACTGCTGGCAAGTGTCACATTTGTATGGCTTTTCTCCACTGTGCGTCCGCTTGTGTCTCTCCATATGGTACTTCTGGATGAACTTCATGCTGCACTGATCGCACCCGAAGGGCTTCTCCCGGCTGTGGATCTTCTCGTGCCTCTGCAGCAGGTACTTCTGGATGAAGCCCATGCTGCACTGGCTGCACTGGAAGGGCCGCTCGCCGGTGTGGATGAGGACGTGCCTCCGCAGGTGGTAGGAGCTGCGGAAAGCGGCGCTGCAGTGGTCGCAGATGTGAGGTTTCTGGCTTGGGGACAGGACGGCGCCTTCTCCGTCTCCCGCCAGCGACGGCTTGGAAGATGCGCCCGGCTTCCTCTTGGCTTTGATTCCCTGAGATTCTGGCTTTGGCCTCTTGGCCTTCTTGACGCTCGCGTCCGGCTTGGGCTCCTCGGGGCCGCGGGGGTCGTCAGTCCGGCCGAGCAGCACGTCGCGGGGGtgcggggcgggcggcggcgggtGCAGGACGCTCAGGTCCTGGATGACGCCCGGGCAGCCCGCGTCCCCGGCGCCCAGCCCCGGCGCCCGCTCGTCGGCCCCCGCGAACAGCCCCCcgtagtgggggtggggggcgcccgGCGGCTCCTCGGGGTCTGCCGGCTTCTCCTGCTTGATGCTGACCAGCGACTGAAGGAAGCCCCAGGAGGTCCTCTGCGCCGGGAAGGCCGCGCCGGGCGCCGCCGGCTCCTTCTTGAAAGTCACGTCCGGGGCGGGCGCCGGGGGGGGCTCGGCGGCCGGGGCCGCGGCCGGGGCGGCGGCCAGCACGCACTGCGGGGGAGGGGCGGCCGCGCCCGCCGGCCGCGCGAAGCTGGCGACCGGGGGCAGCCGGTGGTTGAACATCACCATGCCCGGCGGGAAGCTAGGCTCCATCTCCGCCCGCCCGCCGCtacccgcgccgccgccgccgccgctcagGAACGCGCTGCCGACTTTCATGCCCCGGAGCAGGCCTGgctgaggagaggaaggaggagtgggCCGGCCGCCGGCCGCggcgcccccgcccgcccccgcccgcgcccCCGGCCCGCGCCCGCCCGCCCACCGCCGCCCGCGCCCCACACTTACGggtcccgccgccgccgccgccgcctccggtTAATAAAAATAACGCCGTCCTctccacaatggaattaaaagcCTGCGCGGCACTGCGCAGCCGCGGCGCGGGGCCTGCCGGGAGCTCGGCGACCCGGCCCCAGGGCCGCCGCGCCGGCCAGCGCGCCTGCGCAGCGGCTTCCGCCCGGCCGCCTGTCAATCACTCGGGTGGTTGGGCGGAGGGAGCCCCCGGGAGGGGAGGCCCCGGGCGGCCAGACGCGATTGGTGGGCCGCGCGCCGGGCGTCGGGGGGCGGGGCCCGGGGCGGGCTGCTGCGCGGCGGCGGAGAAAGGCCGGAGGGAGGGGATGCTGCGGGGCTGCAGGGTGGGCGGGGCGGGCCCGGGCCTGGCCGGCCCGGCCCTCTCGGCTTTGCGGCTTGCAGGCCGGGTGTTGCAGCCGAATCCAGCCCCGGACGGGGGAGGCTTGGGGCGTTGTGGGTTCTGCCTGTGTGCCCTGAACCTCCAGTGCTCAGCATCTACTGGGACAGATTGCTTCCGGTACCCCTCCTTGTCTGTCACACACTTTAATAATGGGCGCTTATCCTCTGCATTTGTGGGAGGGGCCTGCTTTGAAACCGCAGCAGAGGTACCGTTGCAAAAAAAAGGTTGTCTTACTGCCAACCTACCTGAAGGCTACTGAAAGAGGAAGCCGCGTGTAGTCCAGGTGCGGCAGCCCTGTAAAACACGCCCACACGCATACTTCATCATCATCAGATGTTCTTTAAATGCCCACAGGCCTTCTCAGTCCGGCTAATGAGTCCGCTGGTCCTGTTCTATTGCTGCCTGGCCCTCTATGTTATTTATGAAAAATCGACTGCCAGGCCCTTGTAAGAGCTCTACTCAGATCCACTCTGCCCTCCCCAGTACAGAATACTGAGAAACAGAGGCAAAATCACTAATTGTTCTCTTAAGGAAAATTACAAAGTAAAATCTTGAAATCAAAGAgcaacaaaaatcaaacaaatatttattcagtgcctaATGTACACACAAGGCAACCACTGTCATGTTAAGCGAAAATCTAAACCAGCAGCTTTCCTAACCAAGAGTGTATGTAAAGCACaggattatttttctaaaaagaaccAGCACTAAGACAATAATTTCTTTCCATGGTACGTTTTCATAATGAAATTACAAGTCATTTGTCTCACAATATTTCTAGCCAAATAACTTCTCATAGTTAAATAATAAATGACTTCTCTGAGAAATTTTGCAACTGGAATCATAAAGATTATTAACTAATCCTTAtgggcctctctgagcctgcGCAAAAACTTAAAAGACACTATGTAATTAGTATTTTGAGACAAGAAATTTAGTATTTTTCTAACTCCATGCAACTACATAGAAGTATTCTGCCACTTAAACTGTGAAACTCTAATACTATCAAGTATATTTCAGTGTTAAAAGACTGAAAACTCAAAAACTTAAGGCAGTAGTAAAATATTAGTCAATGCCTATGAGAAATGAGGCTGTCCCTTTGCTCAGGGTGGCAGTGTTTAATGGTAAGCTGGGATGCATATAAGCTAGTCCAAGCATGAAGGGCAGCAGGACACTCATGAAAAACCAACTTTGTTCCTCAGTTATCAAGATAAGAAACCTGTCATTTCTCTCATTCACTCTGTCAGCCTTGAGATACTCCAAGCAGACTTACCTCTGTGTTGTACACCCCATACATCAGGAAGATGAAGAGACCctgtaaaataaaatggagggaaaaagCTGTTAACGCTAATCATTTCAGCAGTAGGAATACCTGAAATAAACTTTCCTAGGAACAGACAAAAGAAGACACACTTCATCAAggtcaatttatttttctatttttcaatgtTAGAAGCTGTACCTTGAGCATTTATAACATACCAGCACATCACTTATAGTGCTTGTGCTATTCActtctttagaaataaaaaaataaaaataccatccCAGTTACATAGAAtattaattagaaaaatgaatatgCCAGTCTCTGAAAGATAGCTGGGTAAtgaaacaaactcagaaaatgtCATCAAAGGAATCAGAGAAATAGCACTAAACATCAGTATTTATAAGCAAAGTTTTAGACTACAGCAAGTAGGAAAAATTTGTTACAGTCTTCAACAgggtagaaaaaattttttaatattaaagtatAAAAGAGCTAAAAGGATAAACTTAGGGTAATAAGTgtgaatagtttttaaataatatttaaaatgccaGTTCAAGTTAAGATAAAATGTCACATTATCAGCTGTTGTGAAACTGCACGCGTTTTTATTGTTTGCTATGTATAATAAAGTTCCAAATATCTACTATTTACTAGTTCTTAGCATTAGAAAATActtaattgtaaaatataaattaaatctctCTCGTAAAtctaaaatcttaaatttttaaaataaataaaactgttatgATTTAAGCTTAGTAGAGATAATAGGGAACAAGAAATTTCCCATGTGTTTTTGtcttacagagaaagaaaactctaTACTGTACTAGTCTTGTTAGGTACTAATAAACCAAATATTAAATAGGGGTCTGGACTAAAATCTGGACATGATTCAAATAGTTAAGTAATATggcattttcaaaaggaaaatattacaggaaaatttaaatatttgttttacctCTGAATACTTACACATTACAGATTATGGAAAACATCCTAGAGCAAGGAAACCgaataaaacagaaatgagtTTTGTTcttgttagtttcttttttaacagactttattttttaagaacaacttcagatttacagaaaaattgagacgATAGTACTGAGGGTTTGCATATATCTGCACCCAGATTCCTTTATTATCAACATTTTACAATAGTATGGTATGTTTTTTATAATTAATCTTATTAGTTTTCAATACTCCTATCTATGTAATTTCAGAAACTAAAACTATTGTAGTACATGTATTTGTATTAGTAAGAAAGACATAGTTTTGAACAATCAGAAATTTCCATGTGGGtcataaacttttaaaagtttaatgaCAGAGTTTTTCACTGTGTATATATGATTTTCCAAAGCTCAGTATCGACACGCAATCCCATCTTTCAGGTTGCCTTTGTCAAGATCTACAGAGTGCAGAGTGAATTCAAGCTGCTTAGATAATACTCATTCTCTAGGCTGTTTGCCCATATTCTAGATCattcaagaaaaatatatatacttctttctctgatttatgaaAAAGACTAGAAGATAATTGACAGTCCTCCTTCCCTTAGTAATTGCTAATTCTTATTTCATATtgtgttatatacatataaaattaagtCATTCAAACTTTAATTCTATTTGTGAGATAGGAGTATTTTGCTTTGTGCAATagatgaggtgttttttttttagaatttaacaTTAACACTTTATTATATTTGCTTAATTGCCTATTTATCAATCTGTCCATTCCTCTATCACCCATCAACCCATCTTACTTTTTGGTGCATTTCACAAGTAAGTTGCAGAAATCAGTACACTTTTCCTAAACTCAATATTGTTTACGGTAATAGATGAGTTCTTGATAAATACGGTTTCCTGAATATTGAACAATATGCACTGTGATTTCTGTACGTTAAAAATTCAGCTGTTTGCATGAATCTATATGATGCTTTGAAAAATCAGAGAGCCGCTCTATAATGTGTATAATCACTCCTATAATTTATCTATCCTGTAAATTCAATTTTCTCCaagagaaaagagtaaaaaaaaaaaatcacattttccccCATGTCTTGGTAAAGTGAGGAGAATATTTGTATTTACTGCACTTCCGTGTTCTtgttacacattttaaattttaatacactTAATCCTTAAAGTAATGTAAAATgatcaacaacaaaaatctccctgttaaaaaaaggatttagactaaaaaggaattttaaataaaGGCAGCTTTGGTCTCAaaagttctttctctttctcctttttcttcaacAGAAGCACTGAAGAGGATGATTGAGCAAACCCCCAAATGATGACTTCCCAAGACCCCGAAAGAGTCTGAAACTCCAAGTCACTCCAAGGAACGTCTGCCTTTCTTTCTCCTGGGCTATCCACCTGATACCACCACAACCAGTTGAAAGGTCAGACATTAGGAAtgataattattaatttaattgcaTGCTTCACACATGATGCCTTTTCCCCCCACTGATGTTACCAGCTGTTGACAGTTGTGATAGTTTAGACCTAACTCTGCAGAGCTTCAGAAACCCTTCACTACTGGATACACATCCCATTTCCTCTATTTCCCAACGAGAAAAATCAAATCAGAAACAGCGAAACATAAAAATCTTAAGCCATAACTATGAGCCACTTTTTAATCCCTGCAGAGAATACCTTTAAGAACAGCTGGAAGGAACCAACTGCCAAACTTCAACTGGCACTGAGGTTTCTGGAACTCCTTATACCAACATTCTGTCCTACCAAAGAGTGAATATTGAAGTATGCGACATCTC
Above is a window of Balaenoptera acutorostrata chromosome 1, mBalAcu1.1, whole genome shotgun sequence DNA encoding:
- the ZNF281 gene encoding zinc finger protein 281, coding for MKVGSAFLSGGGGGAGSGGRAEMEPSFPPGMVMFNHRLPPVASFARPAGAAAPPPQCVLAAAPAAAPAAEPPPAPAPDVTFKKEPAAPGAAFPAQRTSWGFLQSLVSIKQEKPADPEEPPGAPHPHYGGLFAGADERAPGLGAGDAGCPGVIQDLSVLHPPPPAPHPRDVLLGRTDDPRGPEEPKPDASVKKAKRPKPESQGIKAKRKPGASSKPSLAGDGEGAVLSPSQKPHICDHCSAAFRSSYHLRRHVLIHTGERPFQCSQCSMGFIQKYLLQRHEKIHSREKPFGCDQCSMKFIQKYHMERHKRTHSGEKPYKCDTCQQYFSRTDRLLKHRRTCGEALAKGAPSAEPGSSSNHSNIGNLAVLSQGSTSSSRRKAKSRSIAVENKEPKTGKANESHMSNSINMQSYSVEMPTVSSSGGIIGAGIEELQKRVPKLIFKKGSRKSMDKNYLNFVSPLPDIVGQKSLSGKPSGSLGIVSNSSVETISLLQSTSGKQGQISSNYDDAMQFSKKRRYLPTASSNSAFSVNVGHMVSQQSVIQSAGVGVLDNEAPLSLIDSSALNAEIKSCHDKSGIPDEVLQSILDQYSNKSESQKEDPFNITEPRVDLHASEHSELVQEENLSPGTQTASNDKASMLQEYSKYLQQAFEKSTNAGFTLGHGFQFVSLSSPLHNHTLFPEKQIYTTSPLECGFGQSVTSVLPSSLPKPPFGMLFGSQPGLYLSALDATHQQLTPSQELDDLIDSQKNLETSSAFQSSSQKLTSQKEQQKNLESSTSFQIPSQELAGQMDPQKDVEPRTTYQIENFAQAFGSQFKSGSRVPMTFITNSNGEVDHRARTSVSDFSGYTNMMSDVSEPCSTRGKTPTSQSYR